A section of the Verrucomicrobiales bacterium genome encodes:
- a CDS encoding putative manganese-dependent inorganic diphosphatase, whose protein sequence is MSEVLVIGHRNPDTDAICSAIGYAEYKRRTGMLEAVAARCGDTNDRIDFVLNTFGVPPPRFIADVSPKVRDVMATQVVSVPTKATAAEAMSVMETNNIRVLPVLNDDSSCAGLVSVFKMNKFFFPVRNRLFDSRRVQASMKNMAETLNAKVLVGKDMDTEEDLILMVGAMNLESFAQRLKQYPADRLIVLVGDRLEIQDRAIREGVRALIVTGDLPISQAMEDYARKQQVTLLISPHDSVTSAMLCRAAIAVHHMMHENLLFLFEDDPLDKTAKRAMASQFLGFPVLNAEQRMVGFLSKTDFLKKVDRRLILVDHNELSQAVPGAENMEIIEVIDHHRIGSLATQQPILFRNEPVGSTSTIVADYFFRDGVELPKSIAGLLLAGLVTDTLNLTSPTTTPKDRDILRRLESVSGINARQFTESLFATGSVLVSKPASQAITADCKEYTELGETFSVAQIEEIGFEQFWKRKLEVLHALSDYRLQKGYLFAALLVTDVDLQTSLLLIAGSLDFRDQIDYVESDTYAELDCAIYELPGIVSRKKQLLPYLTHCLKKMDA, encoded by the coding sequence ATGAGCGAAGTACTAGTCATAGGGCACCGGAACCCCGACACGGATGCGATTTGCTCGGCCATCGGCTACGCCGAGTACAAGCGGCGTACCGGCATGCTGGAGGCGGTTGCCGCGCGATGCGGGGATACAAACGACCGGATCGACTTCGTTCTCAACACCTTCGGCGTTCCGCCGCCCCGGTTCATTGCGGATGTTTCCCCCAAGGTCCGTGACGTGATGGCCACCCAAGTCGTCAGCGTGCCTACGAAGGCCACCGCGGCTGAAGCGATGTCGGTCATGGAAACCAACAACATCCGGGTGCTCCCGGTGTTGAACGACGACAGCAGCTGCGCTGGGCTGGTCTCCGTGTTCAAGATGAACAAGTTTTTCTTTCCGGTGCGTAACCGTCTTTTCGATTCCCGACGAGTGCAAGCCAGCATGAAGAACATGGCCGAGACCCTGAACGCGAAGGTCTTGGTGGGAAAGGACATGGATACCGAGGAGGATTTGATTCTCATGGTCGGAGCCATGAATCTAGAATCCTTCGCTCAAAGGCTCAAACAATACCCAGCCGACCGGTTGATCGTCCTCGTGGGGGATCGCCTCGAAATTCAAGATCGTGCCATCCGCGAAGGAGTTCGGGCCTTGATCGTGACCGGCGACCTGCCGATCTCGCAGGCCATGGAGGACTACGCACGCAAGCAGCAGGTCACCCTGCTCATCTCTCCGCACGACTCCGTCACCTCGGCGATGCTGTGCCGTGCGGCCATCGCGGTGCATCACATGATGCACGAGAACCTGCTTTTTCTCTTCGAGGACGATCCACTGGACAAGACGGCGAAGCGGGCGATGGCCTCGCAGTTCCTGGGCTTTCCCGTCTTGAATGCCGAGCAGCGGATGGTCGGCTTTTTGTCCAAAACCGATTTTCTCAAGAAGGTGGATCGCCGGTTGATTCTGGTGGATCACAACGAGCTTTCTCAAGCGGTGCCTGGCGCGGAGAACATGGAGATCATCGAAGTGATCGACCATCATCGCATCGGATCTTTAGCCACTCAGCAACCCATCCTGTTCCGGAACGAGCCGGTGGGTTCCACGAGCACGATTGTGGCGGACTATTTCTTCCGGGACGGGGTCGAGCTACCTAAATCCATCGCCGGGCTACTGCTGGCCGGTCTGGTCACCGACACCTTAAATCTGACCTCGCCCACCACCACTCCCAAGGATCGGGACATTCTCCGGAGGCTTGAGAGCGTCAGCGGCATCAACGCCCGCCAGTTTACCGAGAGCCTGTTTGCCACCGGTTCTGTTCTCGTTTCCAAACCAGCCTCGCAGGCGATCACCGCCGACTGCAAGGAATACACCGAACTGGGGGAGACCTTCAGCGTCGCGCAGATCGAAGAGATCGGCTTCGAGCAGTTCTGGAAACGCAAGCTGGAGGTCCTTCATGCCCTCAGTGACTACCGGCTGCAGAAGGGCTATTTATTCGCCGCCCTGCTGGTCACCGATGTTGACCTGCAGACCTCACTACTTTTAATCGCGGGGAGTCTGGATTTTCGCGACCAGATCGACTATGTTGAGAGCGACACGTATGCCGAGCTGGACTGTGCCATCTACGAGCTCCCTGGGATTGTGTCCCGCAAGAAGCAGCTCCTTCCGTATCTTACCCACTGCCTCAAAAAAATGGATGCCTAA
- the raiA gene encoding ribosome-associated translation inhibitor RaiA → MKFILTTHNVTLTKAIEDHILARIDKLEHYDRWAVDARVSLEHDHTRTPERAFTCSIRLGVRGPDLFATDSEEDLYAAIDKAAKKIEQQIRKRHGKAKARKHTDASRSKRSRQEADL, encoded by the coding sequence ATGAAATTCATATTAACCACGCACAACGTGACCCTCACCAAGGCGATCGAAGATCATATTCTGGCACGCATCGACAAGCTCGAGCATTATGACCGCTGGGCGGTCGACGCGCGGGTGTCGCTGGAACATGATCATACGCGCACGCCGGAGCGGGCCTTCACGTGCTCCATTCGACTTGGCGTGCGTGGGCCAGATCTCTTTGCCACGGACTCCGAGGAAGATTTGTACGCCGCCATCGACAAGGCTGCCAAAAAGATTGAGCAGCAGATCCGCAAGCGGCATGGGAAGGCGAAAGCCCGGAAGCATACCGATGCTTCCCGCTCCAAACGGAGCCGCCAGGAAGCTGACCTGTAG
- a CDS encoding amidohydrolase family protein, whose translation MLLRARVVFPVGSPPIENGAVRIGEGRILEVGRSDTIRPTAGASCVDLGETILLPGLINAHCHLDLTLLARHIPPPSSFTDWVKQLISLKAGWSYTDFAQSWLTGMHQLIESGTTTVGDIVTVPELLPDVLPVLPLRITTFREIISIRNRGQPDALVESAARDLESVTAPLRHAGLSPHAPYSTYQDLVARAAAECRSRGWRWSMHLAESIEEQSMFRECTGPLFHWLKSQRDMSDCGGVSPFEWLEATQALSPELLLAHVNLVNEAEIRRLATSGAQVVHCPRSHDYFQHPPFPYHELVQAGVRICLGTDSLVSVRSSRGQLPTLSLFAEMAAFAHAHPEVKPNRIVEHATRDGALGLGWNDTGVLAPRLSADLITIPWSGSTRQAAEAIVHHEGPVISSMVEGQWIQGPLL comes from the coding sequence ATGTTGCTCAGAGCGCGCGTTGTCTTTCCGGTAGGGTCACCTCCGATCGAGAACGGTGCTGTCCGGATCGGTGAGGGGCGTATTCTGGAGGTGGGTCGGTCCGATACAATTCGGCCGACCGCAGGGGCGTCGTGTGTTGATCTTGGGGAGACTATCCTCCTCCCGGGTCTGATCAATGCTCATTGCCACCTGGATCTCACCCTTCTGGCCCGGCATATCCCCCCACCCTCGAGCTTTACCGATTGGGTCAAGCAACTCATCAGCCTGAAAGCGGGGTGGAGCTATACCGACTTCGCACAGTCGTGGCTCACCGGAATGCACCAGCTGATCGAGTCCGGAACCACCACCGTCGGCGACATTGTCACTGTTCCTGAATTGCTCCCTGACGTACTCCCGGTGCTCCCACTGCGGATCACCACCTTCCGGGAAATCATCAGCATTCGCAACCGCGGGCAACCCGACGCCCTGGTCGAGTCCGCCGCTCGAGATCTCGAGAGCGTCACCGCCCCCCTTCGCCACGCCGGATTGTCACCGCATGCTCCTTACTCCACCTATCAAGACCTCGTGGCCAGGGCGGCAGCGGAGTGCCGGAGTCGGGGTTGGCGATGGTCCATGCATCTAGCGGAGTCCATTGAGGAACAGTCGATGTTCCGCGAGTGCACCGGCCCACTGTTTCATTGGCTGAAATCGCAGCGCGACATGAGCGACTGTGGCGGAGTGTCGCCATTCGAATGGCTGGAAGCTACACAGGCTCTCAGCCCGGAGCTGCTCCTTGCCCACGTGAACCTTGTCAACGAAGCGGAGATCAGGCGGCTGGCAACATCGGGTGCTCAGGTGGTCCATTGCCCGCGCAGTCATGACTACTTCCAACATCCTCCATTCCCCTATCACGAGTTAGTCCAGGCAGGTGTCCGTATCTGTCTCGGCACGGACAGCCTAGTCAGCGTCCGTTCCTCTCGCGGCCAACTGCCCACGCTGAGCCTCTTCGCCGAGATGGCCGCATTCGCTCACGCCCATCCAGAGGTCAAACCGAACCGAATCGTGGAACATGCGACTCGCGATGGTGCCCTAGGTTTGGGTTGGAATGACACGGGGGTCTTGGCACCCCGGCTGTCCGCCGACTTGATCACCATTCCCTGGTCGGGCAGCACACGCCAAGCGGCCGAGGCGATCGTCCACCATGAGGGCCCGGTTATCTCCAGTATGGTCGAAGGACAGTGGATCCAAGGTCCGCTCCTATGA
- a CDS encoding SDR family NAD(P)-dependent oxidoreductase — protein MITPPCPSTSRVVWITGASGGLGRQLVKQFRSQGDIVIAGFRTRHDFREDTHLAAVRLDVTQAASVQTAYETILARWQRVDILINNAGIARDRLLAQMTEAEWDEVMEVNLRGAFLCSRTVVESFAARRSGQIVNIGSFAAKRGHSGQANYAATKAGLLGFTQSLAQELGPHQVQVNAVLPGVLPTGMTAELSAERLAGLAAENVLGRLNDLEEVARFIGFLTTLKNVSGQIFQLDSRISRWV, from the coding sequence ATGATCACTCCTCCCTGCCCCTCAACGAGCCGGGTCGTATGGATCACCGGTGCCTCGGGCGGCCTGGGGCGACAGCTGGTGAAGCAGTTCCGGTCGCAGGGCGATATCGTCATCGCGGGTTTCCGAACCCGTCATGACTTCCGCGAGGACACCCACTTGGCAGCCGTTCGTCTTGACGTTACCCAGGCAGCATCGGTCCAGACAGCCTACGAAACGATCCTCGCACGCTGGCAACGCGTGGATATCCTGATCAACAATGCCGGCATCGCACGTGATCGGCTCTTGGCGCAGATGACAGAAGCCGAGTGGGACGAGGTCATGGAGGTCAATCTACGAGGGGCGTTTCTCTGCAGCCGCACGGTCGTCGAGAGTTTTGCGGCCCGACGCTCAGGACAGATCGTGAACATCGGAAGTTTCGCCGCCAAACGAGGCCATTCCGGCCAAGCCAATTATGCCGCAACCAAAGCCGGATTGCTTGGATTCACTCAGTCTTTAGCCCAGGAGTTAGGACCGCATCAAGTGCAGGTCAACGCGGTCTTGCCCGGAGTTCTGCCGACCGGCATGACGGCCGAACTGAGCGCGGAACGGCTTGCCGGTCTCGCCGCGGAGAACGTCCTAGGAAGGCTCAACGATCTGGAGGAGGTCGCCCGCTTCATCGGGTTCCTCACCACGCTCAAGAACGTGTCGGGACAGATCTTCCAGCTGGATAGCCGAATCAGCCGGTGGGTTTAG
- a CDS encoding 2-oxoacid:acceptor oxidoreductase family protein — MTGNAATKPNANSGSSPSSNSTSNPKPNTARHKPKYPGVRVTCNGNQLVAQHVETRITEGGVFYPITPSTEGGEIYQSSYAHGELNVWGAQKIAVETEGEHAAQGGATAFAVTGRRTVNFTSGQGIVYAMEQYYHAPGKFSTMVLEVGARALTKHALNVHCGHDDFYAALDTGWIMLMSKDAQQAADQAVILRKVCELSLNPGMNIQDGMLTTHSERMYLAPEAELLREFLGAPDDEIECPTPAQRELFGPTRRRLPQMMDLKNPLLLGPVQNQEHHMNGVVARRNNFNEPILGFLEQAYSEFGRLTGRFYGPLSEYKTEDADTVFISLGCAADNIEAACDYLREQRNAKVGSIHINIIRPFPEAAIIQALRGRKNVIILERTDEGLSGDNPLARDIRVALGKANEAAKFGGSLPALKPEETPRLFRGAYGIGSRDFRPEHTLGAYEFAIGQTKRTDGRSAADGETFFVLGVNHPYAVISKDTPSLLPEGAIAVRFHSIGGWGMITTGKNLGELVGDFGEYITERDAVRDDDGFLVEKLYVMANPKYGSEKKGAPTNYYLTVAPQRIKVNCELNHVDVVLCCDPKAFTHTNPLEGLKKGGSFVWESSDTAETAWTRIPSKYRQFVKDNNIHVFILPGFDIARKATNKPELQLRMQGNSFLGAFFRVSPFLQEFGITEEKFHESVQKQYQKKFGRFGDAVVTSNMEVMEQGFARVQEIKYGEFGAADRSSMRNPPVAPLGEQHLLPTAGCGTTCGGLPTPVAQGVRAPFQRLAKFDSEFRNGLGYHQPAGALASVGVMGPGTGATQSKYNARRETPVYIAENCTQCMECITACPDTALPNSAQDVSTILKTAAVNYVSDAAERRLLMNELPGVEARARAKMTESVKAKTNRPLKEIIGEEVQALSGLTAQTKSEFTGIIEKLPLAYSNVPAIFRSLEQKTPGAGGVFSIFVSDLCKGCGECVQVCGDHDALRMTTETEELNADLTTAQIFSRLLPDTPQKFLGLYNDADAANSRDAALRNHLMVRRNYEALVSGDGACAGCGEKSILRACASVTEAYMRPLYHRKADRLRAKADRLEKEGAAKLASLKARSESEYQLFRKTFAHVVVGLGGENEQDTNHRISDYEAKHGPITDGEIVGGMVALLRQDAFNHRELQAVDGRRTNGMSVMMMGASTGCNTVYGSTPPSNPHPYPWMNSLFQDGATISWLLAESLILTHSRRSVVPERLADALLDREANVASEAEYFALTHLDDATMTEQEIRELPKMWVVGGDGALGDIGFQNVSKVVLQNRPNVKILMLDTQVYSNTGGQNSDSSTMLGGYDMNQFGAASQGKLIEKKNVAEAFTSGHGSPFVAQVSMANAAKLYKALLDGLEYRGTAFFQSYTTCQPEHGVGDNMSADQAKLVRDARGMPEFVFNPRRGETSQEALDLKGNPSMDRDWWRTKYASNGEEYNFSVAHWAITEGRFRKHVKSITAEEAAGLLLLDDMLLLITQDDVIHRRVFDPKHRSHVANFGCYIKAEQGGKMKFFAVSRQMVLFAVERRKAWRVLQSKAGVINKDYLAQKALLAKLDKGEVSLADAKAKAKDLFAAELAVLGT; from the coding sequence ATGACTGGAAATGCTGCTACAAAACCGAACGCCAACTCCGGCTCCTCACCCTCGTCTAATTCCACCTCCAACCCCAAGCCCAATACCGCGCGCCATAAACCCAAGTATCCCGGCGTGCGAGTGACCTGCAACGGCAATCAGCTGGTGGCTCAGCATGTGGAGACACGGATCACCGAAGGCGGTGTGTTTTATCCGATCACGCCCTCCACTGAAGGTGGCGAGATCTACCAGTCTTCCTATGCGCACGGGGAATTGAACGTCTGGGGGGCGCAGAAGATTGCCGTGGAGACGGAAGGTGAGCACGCAGCGCAAGGCGGTGCCACCGCGTTTGCGGTCACGGGCCGTCGCACGGTGAACTTTACCTCAGGCCAGGGGATCGTTTACGCGATGGAGCAGTATTACCACGCTCCCGGCAAGTTTTCGACGATGGTTCTCGAGGTAGGTGCGCGCGCTCTCACCAAGCACGCCCTCAATGTGCATTGCGGTCATGACGACTTCTACGCCGCCTTGGACACTGGCTGGATCATGCTCATGTCGAAAGACGCGCAGCAGGCAGCTGATCAGGCGGTGATTCTACGCAAGGTTTGTGAGTTGTCGCTCAACCCTGGCATGAACATTCAGGATGGCATGTTGACGACTCACTCGGAGCGCATGTACCTGGCGCCGGAGGCGGAATTGCTGCGCGAGTTCCTGGGTGCACCCGATGATGAGATTGAGTGTCCGACCCCAGCCCAGCGCGAGCTGTTCGGGCCCACGCGCCGACGGCTTCCGCAGATGATGGATCTGAAGAACCCTCTCTTGCTCGGTCCGGTGCAGAACCAAGAGCATCATATGAACGGGGTCGTGGCTCGGCGGAACAATTTTAATGAGCCCATCCTGGGCTTCCTGGAGCAAGCTTACTCGGAATTCGGTCGGCTCACCGGACGCTTCTATGGCCCGCTCAGCGAATACAAAACCGAGGATGCCGATACGGTTTTCATTTCCTTAGGTTGCGCGGCGGACAACATCGAGGCGGCTTGCGACTATCTCCGCGAGCAACGCAACGCCAAGGTTGGATCGATTCATATCAACATCATCCGGCCCTTCCCCGAGGCGGCCATTATTCAGGCGCTCCGCGGACGCAAGAATGTCATCATTCTCGAACGTACCGATGAAGGCCTCTCCGGCGACAATCCGCTGGCGCGGGACATCCGAGTAGCGCTCGGCAAAGCCAACGAGGCTGCCAAGTTCGGCGGGTCCCTACCGGCGCTCAAGCCGGAGGAGACCCCCCGGCTTTTCCGTGGCGCCTATGGCATTGGGTCGCGCGATTTCCGTCCCGAGCACACGCTCGGGGCCTACGAATTCGCCATCGGCCAGACCAAGCGGACGGACGGGCGCAGTGCCGCCGATGGCGAGACCTTTTTTGTTCTCGGCGTGAACCACCCCTATGCGGTGATCAGCAAAGATACGCCGTCGCTGCTTCCGGAGGGGGCCATTGCGGTGCGGTTCCACTCGATCGGCGGATGGGGAATGATCACCACCGGAAAGAACCTGGGAGAACTGGTGGGTGACTTCGGGGAATACATTACCGAACGCGACGCGGTCCGCGACGATGACGGGTTTCTCGTGGAGAAGCTCTATGTCATGGCGAACCCCAAGTACGGGTCTGAAAAGAAGGGCGCCCCCACCAACTATTACCTGACCGTCGCTCCGCAGCGCATCAAGGTGAATTGCGAGTTGAACCACGTGGATGTGGTGCTGTGCTGCGATCCCAAGGCGTTCACTCATACCAATCCGCTCGAAGGACTCAAAAAGGGCGGCAGCTTTGTGTGGGAATCGAGCGATACCGCTGAAACAGCCTGGACGCGCATTCCGTCGAAGTACCGGCAGTTCGTTAAGGACAACAACATCCATGTGTTCATCCTCCCGGGATTCGATATTGCCCGGAAAGCCACCAACAAGCCCGAGCTTCAACTGCGGATGCAGGGCAATTCGTTCCTGGGTGCCTTCTTCCGGGTGAGTCCCTTCCTGCAGGAGTTCGGTATCACCGAGGAGAAGTTTCACGAAAGTGTGCAGAAGCAGTATCAAAAGAAGTTTGGACGCTTTGGCGATGCGGTCGTGACATCGAACATGGAAGTCATGGAGCAAGGGTTCGCGCGCGTCCAGGAAATCAAGTATGGCGAGTTTGGGGCAGCCGATCGATCCTCCATGCGCAATCCGCCGGTGGCGCCGTTGGGGGAACAGCATTTGTTGCCCACGGCTGGTTGCGGGACCACATGCGGCGGGTTGCCAACGCCGGTAGCTCAGGGGGTGCGCGCGCCTTTTCAGAGACTGGCCAAGTTTGATTCCGAGTTTCGCAACGGGTTGGGGTACCATCAGCCGGCGGGAGCGCTGGCATCGGTCGGGGTCATGGGACCGGGCACTGGAGCGACCCAATCCAAGTATAACGCGCGACGTGAGACGCCGGTGTACATCGCTGAGAACTGCACTCAATGCATGGAATGCATCACCGCCTGTCCGGACACCGCGCTGCCGAACTCGGCTCAGGATGTGTCCACGATCCTCAAGACCGCTGCAGTCAACTATGTTTCCGACGCCGCCGAACGCCGTCTGCTGATGAACGAGCTTCCAGGTGTGGAAGCCCGGGCTCGAGCCAAAATGACGGAATCGGTCAAAGCCAAGACCAACCGTCCATTGAAAGAAATCATTGGCGAGGAGGTTCAGGCGCTGTCTGGCCTCACGGCTCAAACGAAGTCGGAGTTCACCGGAATCATTGAGAAGCTACCGCTCGCCTATAGCAACGTTCCTGCGATCTTCCGGTCCCTGGAGCAGAAGACGCCCGGTGCCGGCGGGGTGTTCTCGATCTTTGTCAGCGATCTTTGCAAGGGATGTGGCGAATGCGTTCAGGTCTGCGGTGATCACGATGCCTTGCGCATGACCACTGAGACGGAGGAACTCAATGCTGATCTTACGACAGCACAAATCTTTTCCCGCTTGCTTCCCGACACCCCGCAAAAGTTCTTGGGACTCTACAACGATGCCGACGCCGCGAATTCTCGCGATGCGGCATTGCGGAACCATCTGATGGTGCGGCGCAACTACGAAGCCCTGGTCTCCGGCGATGGCGCATGTGCGGGCTGTGGGGAGAAAAGCATTCTCCGGGCCTGTGCCAGTGTCACCGAGGCCTACATGCGTCCACTCTACCATCGCAAGGCGGATCGACTGCGTGCGAAGGCGGATCGCCTCGAGAAGGAGGGGGCTGCCAAGTTGGCCTCCCTCAAGGCGCGGTCGGAGTCGGAATACCAACTCTTCCGTAAAACGTTTGCTCATGTGGTGGTGGGCCTTGGCGGTGAGAACGAGCAAGACACCAACCATCGAATCTCGGATTACGAGGCCAAGCATGGACCGATCACCGATGGTGAAATCGTTGGAGGGATGGTCGCCTTACTCCGACAGGATGCGTTCAATCACCGGGAATTGCAGGCTGTGGATGGACGCCGGACAAACGGCATGTCGGTCATGATGATGGGGGCGAGCACGGGATGTAACACCGTCTATGGGTCAACCCCTCCATCGAATCCGCATCCGTATCCTTGGATGAATTCCTTGTTTCAGGATGGGGCCACCATTTCTTGGCTGTTGGCCGAGTCCTTGATTTTGACGCACTCTCGGCGCTCGGTGGTTCCTGAGCGACTGGCCGACGCTTTGTTGGACCGAGAGGCGAACGTTGCCTCCGAGGCTGAATATTTCGCGCTCACCCACTTGGACGACGCGACCATGACGGAGCAGGAGATCCGCGAGTTGCCGAAGATGTGGGTGGTGGGCGGCGACGGGGCGCTGGGAGACATCGGCTTCCAGAATGTTTCCAAAGTGGTTCTGCAGAACCGGCCCAACGTGAAGATCCTGATGCTGGATACCCAGGTCTACTCCAACACCGGCGGTCAGAACTCGGATTCATCCACCATGCTGGGCGGCTACGATATGAATCAGTTCGGGGCTGCCTCCCAAGGCAAGCTGATCGAGAAGAAGAACGTGGCCGAGGCTTTCACCAGCGGACATGGATCCCCATTCGTCGCCCAGGTTTCCATGGCCAATGCTGCCAAGCTCTACAAGGCGCTGCTTGATGGATTGGAGTATCGCGGCACCGCCTTCTTCCAGAGCTACACCACCTGCCAGCCGGAGCATGGGGTGGGCGACAACATGAGCGCAGATCAGGCGAAGCTGGTTCGCGATGCGCGTGGGATGCCGGAATTCGTCTTCAACCCGCGACGGGGCGAGACTAGTCAGGAAGCCCTCGACCTTAAGGGAAATCCCAGTATGGACCGGGATTGGTGGCGCACTAAATACGCCAGCAACGGCGAGGAATACAACTTCAGTGTCGCGCACTGGGCCATCACCGAAGGACGGTTCCGTAAGCACGTCAAGAGCATCACGGCTGAGGAGGCCGCCGGATTGTTACTCCTGGACGACATGCTTTTACTCATTACCCAGGACGATGTGATTCATCGTCGCGTCTTCGATCCTAAACATCGGAGCCACGTGGCTAACTTTGGCTGCTACATCAAGGCCGAGCAGGGGGGGAAGATGAAGTTCTTTGCGGTGAGTCGTCAGATGGTGCTCTTCGCGGTGGAGCGCCGTAAAGCGTGGCGCGTGCTACAGAGCAAAGCTGGGGTGATCAACAAGGATTACTTGGCTCAAAAGGCGCTCTTGGCGAAGCTCGACAAGGGTGAGGTGTCATTGGCGGATGCCAAGGCGAAGGCGAAGGATTTATTCGCTGCCGAGCTGGCCGTCCTTGGCACGTAG